TACAGTTTCCTTAAAGGTCACCACTGCTGTCCAGTCACAAGCTACCCATCCAAACTCAGTCATCTTGTCAAACTCTATCCACCAGACTCTTGATGTCTCGAACTTTGACCTTTGCGTCAACGAACATAGACTAGCCAAAGTGCCTTGATTCAGATATGGACTTGTATTATACCAACATCTGAACAAGTTGATTTGTTACAAATGCTGTTCTGGGGTTTTCTCAACACTAtgcactttaaaacaaattccacTTGTTATCTTTTACAGGTTTGATGTTTCAATACTTGAGTATGAGTTATACAGTCTGATATTTAATTTTGTACATTTCATatatatttcacaaaaaatccCAGGTTGTTTTTACCAGGaacttttataatttgttttatttggagAGTTTGGTATCAGTGTAACAAATTATAGTTGCCATCTGGTCACTTGCTGTGTGGGTGTGTGGATGTACATTAATTTTGTCTCGAAATATGAAATCGTTATGGATGATCGACACACAAATAACATTATTAATTGGACCCTCGAGCCCTTGAACCTCCCCAGGTTCTGAAACATTTGATGCATAATTAGCCAGAATTATGCAGTAATCTTTAAAGGCATAATTAGcacttggtgtatgccaacattatacacacaataataaatctgtgaaaatttggactcaattggtcatcaaagttgcaggaggacaatgaagaaaaaaaaaaaataataataaaagcctAATTTAAGCCTGAAGTTGTTaattaatatttaagtgagaaatttacttctttctcaaaaaatacgttacttcagcgggATAATTattgctttgtactatcaacaactctccattgctcgttaccaagtaagttttgctaacaattattttgagtaattaccaatagtgtctagtgcatTTAATTGTGTGGCAACAGAATATCAATaacctgtttgtttatttagtcATAAGTGGCAActcataaacaaaaaattgcctcTCAGTAAAAACAGCTAACTGCCATCAGTTCTTTAAAGGTTAAAATTTACATACATTGAATGGTTGTCACTAATGTATTGCTATGAGTTTATGATATTGTCAGCTGGCCTAAAACTACGAGAAGTGCACCTGGTTAGGAGTAATTAGGGTTATAAATTACCTTTCAATGCAACCATTTTGTGTAATCAACAATTGTGAAAACAAAAGCTAGGATGTTAACTAATGCCTACTTTTGCATTTTATATTGTGTGATTAGTTTTGATTAATTATATGAGGATTTTTGAACATGAGTTGATGAATGTTCCCTGTGACCACATTCTGTAGAGTTTCGCTTTTGTCGTCTCAGTGTCGGATCGTTCATCTCTTATTATTAATCAAGTCAAAATTAGCTTTGTAATGGGCTGCGTTTACTTCATTTGGTACTGggtaaaaaatacatttctctaaatttattttaaaagtgtacagtgcCATTGTATTTGACATCCTTCTATCGTCAATATCCTGAAAAACTCAAttgaacatttcaaataaattgGTTACTCTTCCTGTACAGACCACTTTAAATTTATTTCTGAATTGCTACggcatttaacaaaaaaattacctCTTAACTGGCGCACAAGCTCCTCAGTGGAATGCACTGTTTGTTGATATCTCAACCGTCTTGTTTGAAATTTCGCTCTGAAagagtataaaataaaatgaaattttagGCTTGCACCATTTTAATCTAAGATtagaaattgtaattttctccCTCTTTAAGttgaaaatgagtgcatcacaaaactgaatttgaacgTTGAGTACCtctttaataataaaatttgTCACATTTTTAGCAACAATTTATTCAAAATCCCCATCCGTTTGTTTTCCGAGTAAAGTTATTCTTATGTTAATTCTAATACTGAATTTGCATTAAATTTAATGTCAGTTTTCATTGAATACACACCCAGTTAATTTATTCCAACATTAGGTAATTGCATATAATTTGAAAGTTTGATTCATGTATGGAGCAAAACTAATCAAATCGGCACCACCCAACTAAGAATTGTGAAATTAAGGCTTCTGATGTCTCTCTGATGCCGCTTCTGATGCCTCAAAAACTGCCTCAGCAGTTTTCATATAAAGtgcaatgttaaaggaacacgttgccttgatcggacgagttggtctttgaaaagcgtttgtaaccgtttggtataaaatgcatgattagaaagattctgtaaaagtagaatacaatgatccacacaaacatgcctcgaaattgcacggttttccttttacctcgtcgaccaacacggtcggccatttatgggagtcaaatttttgactcccatagccgaccgtgttagttcgcaaagtaaaaggaaaaccacgcaatttcgaggcaaatttgtgtggatcattgtattctactttaaaaagatctttctatccatatgcattttataacaaacggttacaaacgttttttatagaccaactcgtccgatccaaggcaacgtgttcctttaaagtgatgCATTTGTAACGCGAAGTCGCATTATGGCTGTCATGAACCATTATAAATCGGGCTATCAGTTTCAATCAACGGGTGTTCCTAATGACTTGTTTCTCACGTTGCACAGTGAGTTCTTGCTCAAACAAATACTTGGTGACCAAATAACATGCGTCATGGTTATAGGTTATTGCCAGGAGAGAAATATCTTGGATTGGGATTTCACCGGGATCGGGAGGTAGTGGGATTGGGATCTCAATGGGATTGTGATTTTATTAGGGTCGGGATTTCATCGGGGTCAGGATTTCATTGGGATCGGGATTTTATCAGGATCGGAGTTTCGCATCAGTATATGTAGGGATGGCTCGTAACCAAAACTGCGAAACTGTCAAAAAGGGGACGTGTTCACACCAAAACACCTGTTACCCCAAACATGCTAAGTCCAATTTTGGCAAATTTTGGCAAAAATGCAAGTACTGGTAATGGCCACATTTTCAAACCTACATCATACTTTAAAATGCCAAGCAAAAAGAGCTGGGAAAAGGCATAACTATGATATCGCAAAATCATGGATAAGAGCCATTCCGAGCTCCACCCCAGGAGATCCGCTCATCAGAAGGCCACTCCGAGGGTCGCCGCCGCATGAGCAACACCACGCGCCCCCGACATTACTCAGTTTTCTGCTCCTCACATACTACACTGTAACATTATTGCCGGACTTGTGAAGTCCATTCCAGCCAGAAATTGGAGAGGGAATAAGCGGACGGTTCGCCCTTCccaatttaataatttaatatcTGAAAGCTTTTGTAATTTATCAAGCGATCAGGTGACACGTAAACTAATCTGCCTGAGACCCAAGGCAGACCCAGACAGATTTACAATTTCAGCCGGGAACTAATATCTATTCAGAAAATTTAGACATTGATATGATAAAACCGCTTATTTGACATGCCCATTGAGTTTTACATACATAAGAAAGACTGCCCCATTTATGTCAACCTTCTCCTAACACATTTTAATGAAGTCAGGAAAATGAAAAGAACTAaaagagttaagattgatcttTACAAAAGCAAGTTGTGTCATAGTAATTGGGTTTTGGCACGACCCACTCTCGTTAAGAAAAGAAACTTAACATCCAATTTCCCAAATGTCACAATTTCAACCAGTGTTGCAATGGCACTTTCAAATATCCTTACAAATAACAACCAAATACAATATGCGACAACTTAATCAACAGCCCACATGTCTTTGTGGTCCATGGATTTGTTAAAGATGAAATTGTGGGTTTTCCCCAAGATCTTCACCCTTGTAATGACTAAGAGACACAGCTTCATAATTTCAACAAGTTTGACGGCAAAGCATGCGGacctccttaaaggaacacgttgccttggatcggacgagttggtcaaaacaaaagcgtttgtaaccgttttttatataatgcatatggttggaaagatgttttaaaagtagaatacaatgatccacacaagtttgcttcgaaattgcgtggttttccttctactgtgcgaactaacacggtcggccatttatgggagtcaaaattttgacccccataaatggccgacgtgctagtcgacgaggtaaaaggaaaaccacgcaatttcgagtcatgtttgtgtggatctttgtattctacttttacaacatctttctacccatatgcattttataaaaaacggttacaaacgcttttcaaagaccaactcgaccgatccaaggcaacgtgttcctttaataccaaCTATAGTGCGACAAAACATTAATCACGAGGCCACATGCCTCGCGGTTTATCATGGATTTGTTAATATCTTCAGATGAAATTAGATTACTGAACTTCAAGGCGATCGAGTGATGATGATTTGGAATCTTGTTACCTGAGCAAGACCTTAATGAAGACCGGTCAAATATTGAATGGTGAACTGGGAATCACATAACAACACATAACTTATTTATGTTCTTTCTTAAACTTCACTAAAAAAAACCGGGTCGGTTTATAAATGCAGTCTTTCATCTCTTGCTGGTATGTGAGGGTTGTTAAATTACTCCTCAATCTCCGGTAGAGTccgcaaaataattgtgagccaACCATACAAAATTTTCCTCAACCAAAAATGAGGCAGGACATATTTTGTCCTCATCTGTCGATTTACGGTATCCACGCTGGAACGACAATCAGGCGCAATGAAGAACAAGAGATATTAATATCCTCTTCTCAGAAACAAACAGTTACTTCTCAATAAACAGAGGCTCATTATGACTTCGTAGGTATAGTTTTGAAGAGGACACACAAAATGAGACAGTAAACATCCGCAATGAACTGTTTAATTGTAACAATAAATATTGTAGTTGACCTGTTTGTCGTAATTACTCATTGCAGGTCAATTTTCAGAGCCTTTGACTGATGAGCAATAATAATTTACAACtgtggtaataataataatctacgAACAAACATATGATTTATGTTCATGCGTGTATCAATAGTGGATGTATTATTAGTCCGTGGACAGCTCGCTAAAAGACCTTACGCATTGACGTCATCCTGTCATTAAAACTGTGCTTCAACAACGGGCCAAAGAAGCGCCCTTCTTGGACCTGAAGCCGAGAACGTCTTACTCACAAAACTATTCACCTTAAATCAAAATACTTCTATTTTGttccttctttcttttttaagctgaccttttcttttttttctggaggggggggggggggggtgatactGCAGAAACTAACGCACACATATCAATTATTGAGTTGAGGGTGGTCTCCTATATATGACGCGTTCTGCACAAACGGCTCACGTAGTGAAGAGCCTTGGACTGCTTGACCAGTGTACGTCAGCGGCAAGCTTAATTGCAATATCACGTAGAACTGTAATCAAGTAAAGGAAAGGGAGAAAGTAATACAACAAAACATACCAAATTAATCCAGCCGTGTCAAGGTGTACTGCGATTGATCTTTCGATGCTTAAGTGCTATGGTAGCTCCGGCATTCGGCCATGGTGGTTTCCTTATGTATCAAAATATTGAAGCTTTCACAATTTTTAACTGaattaaaagaacacccattttAGAGACCATAGCGGTCACAACGAAAATGTCCATTAGATTTAACCTACTTTTATTCGCACAACGAGGTCATAGTGAAACTCACATATAGAGCAGACATTTCCAAATGTTTCCCCCCGGCATACTATTTATGCACATATACTCCCAAATGTTTCTCACATTGGCATACTATTTATACATTGtgaaacacaacaaaacaattctTTCACTAGACACTTTGCTTTTACAGAAAGTTAAAGATCACATTTCAACACTCAATAGTAGCCACATGGAAAACTTGTGATAATTTTTACAGAAATAAGTGAGAGCTTCGAGAAAAAATACACCTGGTAACAACGGTAAAGGGGATTAAACAACGCTGTAACATTGGAACTAATTAAACAATTACGTTTTATGGAACAAGTTCGATACCTGTAATATTGCTCATTGCTCATGACGCGTGATAATGGTCACACTTTGTCCTTGCGCCCGGCAATGTCATAATTGAAACACTTTATGAAGTCCTTGGGCACTCATCAGTGGTGTGACATAAAATAGGAACCGTAATTGCTTGATGTGATGGAGTGGTGAAAGCATAGTGAAAGCTACACTATAGATGTCTTGCCTCGGTGATTTCCCATTAATAGGTAGAATGGTAGGGATGTAGACCTCCCTACTGATCTGATGAGTGGACTGTCCCCCAAAGCAATGCATCATATGAATCGAGTATGAAGCGACGGGATGATTTGAAACCCTGCCTTAACCCTATGTATAAGGGTTTGTGCTCAAGGAGCACACCTGTGTCTGATAAACTATTTGGACAAGATCTAAATTCATCGATGAAACAGGTTGCCGAGGCTTTTAAAGCCGGTAGAAAGCTGACTTattcagaaaataacaaaagtacTCAAAACCGTCGGTTTGAGCCTTACTCCCAAAGAACCCGTGGATTTCGCCAGGGTTTCACGACAGGGCATACCCCTGGAAACAGAACTCAACCGCGGTATACGCAACCCTACTACCCAAGTGGCAACCGCCGAGGCGGGAGAAATGATAGTGGGAAGTTTTCCCACCATAAACCTACAGAAACAGCTACAAGTGGGCAatttactgaaacaaaaaactggTATGTAAAACATGACTCCACTGCAATTTCGGCTTGTGCCGGGCAGTTAAAGTTTCACCATTATAATTGGTCTCAGATTACCTCCGACGGGTGGATTCTAAACACCATATCAGGCTGCAAAATTGATATCATTGCACGCCCTGTACAATCGGTCAAACCAAAAAGAATAATGTTTTCTGATGAGGAAATTCAGACTGTAAAACAGGAGATAAAAGAACTCCTTCAAAAGGGTGCAATTCAGCCCACTAAAAGGTCTAGCTGTCGGTTCGTATCGAACATTTTCCTCATTCCTAAAAAATCTGGTGGACTGAGACCGGTTATAAATCTGAAAGATTTGAATACTTTTGTAgatatgaacattttaaaatggaaaataTAAAACTAGTTGAGGAAACTATTCAATCCAATGACTTCCTTATATCCATTGACCTGAAAGATGCGTACTTCGCAATTCCAATGAGTGAGATTGATCAATCTTATCTGTGCTTTTCATGGGAGAATCAGTTCTATAGATTAACCTGTTTACCTTTCGGGCTGAGCTCAGCCCCTCGAATTTTCACAAAGGTGATGAAACCTGTCATTGCAGCAGCAAGAAGTAAATGAATTAGGCTGGTAATTTTTATTGACGATATTCTGATCGTGGCTTCATCGGAGAATGAAAGCAATGAACAAACAACCTTTGTGGTACAGTTTATTGGAATATTTAGGATTCCAGATAAACAAGGAAAAAATCCTGATTGAAACCGCAGACCCATTCAACGTACCTGGGCGTTGAGAGCGATTCCAAAACAATGACGATCAACGTTCCAAAGTCGAAAATACACAATTGAAATCGGAGGGAACACAAATTCTGGAAAAGAAAGTCTTGACTTTACGGAATCTCGCAAAATTCATAGGCATGATTATTGCCACATTTGATGTTTTTCCAAGAGGAAAATTGCATTTTCGAAAACTCGAATCTGCCAAATCGAATACCCCTTAAAAAATGAGTATGTCAATTATGATGCAAATATTGCAGTAAACCAAACCATAAGAGAAGAGACAACATGGTGGTTGGATATTCCATGCGATGATGTAAAATCGTCAATTAAAAAACCACCCATTACTATTGTTATCTGTACAGATGCCAGTAATACCGGCTGGGGGTGCAGTCTCCGAAACGGACAACTCTTACACACAGGGTACGTGGTACAAAACCCAACAACAGTTGCATATCAATATGTTAGAGTTATTGGCAGCTCAAAATGCATTGCTAACTCACTGTGAAACTCTCAATAATGTTCATGTTCTGATCAAATCAGACAATAGCACAGCGGCGTCTTATATTTCGAGAATGGGGGGAACTGTTGGTCCCTTAAATGACCTCGCATCAAAAATCTTCCTTTGGTGTATCGAAAGAAATATTACTCTATCCGCAACCCATATCTCAGGAGTAGATAATACCACTGCAGATTACCTTTCTCGTAAGAAATTGAATAAAGAATTGAGTCTCAACTCACGTATATTCTGGGATGTTGTAAACATGTTGATTTGTTTGCAtcttatattaataataagatAGGTTGCTATGTGTCATGGAAATCAGACTCTAACGCATGGGCCATTGACGCTTTCTCAATGCAGTGGTTTGGTATAACACCTTACATTTTTCCACCTTTCTGTTTGCTCTGTAGAATTTTGGACAAAATATCACGAGAGCAAACTCCTGTTTGCCTTCTCATCGCCCCTCTATGGAAGGCCCAACCGTGGTTTCCACAGTTGCTACAGTTGGTAATTGCAAACCCAATCAAACTACCAGAGTTTTGTCTGATGCATCAACCACTACTGCCGGTTCCAAACCTGCACCTGGTCGCTTGGGTCATATCAGGGAATGTTGGAAAACAAAAGGCATTTCGGCAGAAGCTTCCAACCTCATCGCAAACTCATGGCGGTCAAGTACAAAGCTGCAATATGAATCAGCTTGGGAAAGCTGGACTAGTTGGTGTAGTGGACAACAAGTTAATCCATTATCTCCAACTGTAGCAGACTTAGTAAATTTCTTAGCCAAGGCTCATTCAAACGGAAAATCATATTCCACGTTAAACAGTTACAGATCAGCTCTGTCTTCGGCCCTACCTAGAATTGAGGGACATGTAGCGGGACAACACCCTCTAATAGTACGTTTAATGAGGGGAGTATTTAATACAACACCCCCGAAACCGAGATACTCAAAAACATGGAAAGTTTCAATTGTTTTAGATTATTTAAAATCATTGCCAGTTAACAATGAACTTTCTTTATTAGTTTTAAGTCAGAAACTTTTAACTCTAATAGCTCTTGTATCAGCTCAAAGAACCCAAACGCTGGCTAGTATAGATACTATATCAGTTTATTTCTGTGTTATTTCCGTTTTGGATTTATTGAAAACGAACTGCCCAAAAAGAGGATTGGGACATAACAAAATAGTTataccaaaatttgatgagaacCCAAAGTTATGTGTTCTCCGCACATTGAACGATTACTTGGATCGTACTGAGTCGCTTAGAACAGTTAGTGAGGAAACTAAACTGTTCATATCAACCAAGAAGCCACATAAAAAAGTAACCATTGGAACATTGGCTCGATGGATGAAAGCCGTTTTATGTGCAGCGGGAATAGATCCCTCTGTTTACACTGCTCATAGTTTTCGCAGTGCAGCTACATCGGCAGCTTTTGCGCATGGGGTAAAGCTCCAAGAAATTCTGAAAACAGCCGACTGGTCAAATGCAAGTACATTTGCTAAGTTTTATAATAAGCCAACCGAGGAAGTATCCTTCGGTAAAGTAGTGCTTAGttctagtacatgtatgtaatactTTGTTACATATAATAACTAAAGAGTTCCTCATACGGTTTGTTGAcctggtttttaatttttttgaccATCACAGATTATTTATCTACTTTGAACATGCAATCCCTCTGGAGACTTGTACGAATGTTATGAAATAGAATTGAAAAAttatatgaatgaatgaaatataATTGTAATTCTATGAATAATAATGAAGTACAAGTCGAAAAGGGTCCCGCCCGCTGCTGGGTTTTGAACCCTCCCAATACTGTTTGGTCAAAAAACTATATGACCTCAGAAAAGATGGCTCAGGACTTGTGTCCGGGCCTTTATATACGGGCATCGCCCCATGGACTTATTTGAATAACAATACAACCGAATGTATTGTGTGATCCGCATGCCATCACGTAGGAAGGAATGCAATCCCTCTGAAGACTTGTACTTCATTATTATTCATAGAGTTACAATtatatttcattcattcatataaTTTTTCAAGTATAGACcacaaggaaagaaaaaacgcttGTTACATTTCCAATACCTTACCATTGAGACCCAAGGGGAGACCCAAGTGTTCACAAGGGACAACCAAAGGGGATTTCCCCTACAATGAACCTTTGTGAACTTTTGCGGAAGAATGTCAAGGAAAGATATACTAATAAACGAAGAACAAATAAAAAGGAATGGTTCTTGCGAATGTGTGACCCACATTGTGTGCTTGGAATTTCAGGAATTCTTCAGAGGGTTTTaagggtgtgtgtgtgtactcATGAAGAAAGGAGACCAGTGTGAAAGCACAAAATATTCACCATTTATAGGTAAATCTAGCTCAGTGGTATaatctgcttaaaggcagtggacactattggtaattgtcaaagactagccttcacagtttgtgtatctcaacatatgcataaaataacaaacctgtgaaaatttgagctcaaccggtcatcgaagttgcgagatatgaatgaaagaaaaaacacccttgtcacacgaagttgtatgcgtttagatggttgatttcgagacctcaagttcaaaacctgaggtcgcgaaatcaaattcgtggaaaattacttctttctcgaaaactatggcacttcagagggagccatttctcacaatgttttatgccatcaacctctccccattacttgtcaccaagaaggttttatgctaataattattttgagtaattaccaatagtgtccactgcctttaagtcttacATGCAGGCACCCACCGTGATACCCGTGGCATGATACCCGGGTCCTGGGACTATGCCAAACGATGTACAATAGGTTTCATTTCATCAGGTTATAACTTCTAACTGGTTCTTTTTGCTCTGACCACACCCAACAGATTGTTCTCAGCAGATTTCATTACCAGATGGGTGGACCA
Above is a genomic segment from Asterias amurensis chromosome 6, ASM3211899v1 containing:
- the LOC139938731 gene encoding uncharacterized protein; protein product: MVIGYCQERNILDWDFTGIGSNASYESSMKRRDDLKPCLNPMYKGLCSRSTPVSDKLFGQDLNSSMKQVAEAFKAGRKLTYSENNKSTQNRRFEPYSQRTRGFRQGFTTGHTPGNRTQPRYTQPYYPSGNRRGGRNDSGKFSHHKPTETATINQTIREETTWWLDIPCDDNFGQNITRANSCLPSHRPSMEGPTVVSTVATVGNCKPNQTTRVLSDASTTTAGSKPAPGRLGHIRECWKTKGISAEASNLIANSWRSSTKLQYESAWESWTSWCSGQQVNPLSPTVADLVNFLAKAHSNGKSYSTLNSYRSALSSALPRIEGHVAGQHPLIIIYLL